In Candidatus Bathyarchaeia archaeon, the following are encoded in one genomic region:
- a CDS encoding glycosyltransferase family 2 protein gives MDPIDVVMLTKNSEHILNKCLASIYENVPVKRLIVVDGFSTDNTLSIISELNKKYGNVKVITENGSRAKARERGIKEVETEWFMFADSDVILCKDWFAKAEKCIAEDVGAVWGLNIDVIQMVKNRFLLHSLMLVARDCFNLRGGMHDTLIRRELVEDIKIPEKLHAYEDAYIVNWIKKKGYRVIIGDDIYCLHYRPSEDWNLKESISLAALEIKCGLAYSHIFRYAFYYPFFLFYWFLQLLNKKSGNFSSLNGSPKVIR, from the coding sequence ATGGATCCGATAGATGTTGTAATGCTTACAAAAAACAGCGAACATATACTGAATAAATGCTTAGCGTCAATTTATGAAAACGTCCCTGTTAAACGTTTGATAGTTGTTGACGGTTTTTCAACTGATAACACGTTGAGTATTATTAGTGAATTGAATAAGAAATATGGGAACGTCAAGGTCATAACTGAAAATGGTTCGAGGGCTAAAGCGAGAGAGAGGGGAATAAAAGAAGTAGAGACAGAATGGTTCATGTTTGCGGACAGTGACGTAATACTCTGCAAAGACTGGTTTGCGAAGGCTGAAAAATGTATTGCAGAGGATGTTGGTGCAGTTTGGGGATTAAACATTGATGTCATACAAATGGTGAAAAACAGATTTTTACTACATTCTCTTATGCTGGTTGCGAGAGATTGCTTTAATCTCAGAGGAGGAATGCATGACACGCTCATTAGACGCGAACTTGTAGAAGACATTAAGATTCCAGAGAAATTACATGCTTATGAAGATGCGTATATTGTGAATTGGATTAAGAAGAAAGGCTACCGGGTCATCATAGGAGATGATATTTACTGTTTGCATTATAGACCATCTGAAGATTGGAACTTGAAAGAAAGTATTTCGTTAGCTGCATTAGAAATAAAATGTGGTTTAGCCTATAGCCATATTTTTAGATACGCCTTTTACTATCCATTCTTCTTGTTTTACTGGTTTTTGCAGCTGTTAAACAAGAAATCAGGAAATTTTTCATCTTTGAATGGCAGTCCAAAGGTGATCAGATAA
- a CDS encoding glycosyltransferase — protein MSILIPARNEEKVIGRLLQRLTELTYPKDKMQVIVIDDASADKTGRIADEYTKVYSYIEVIHRNKDEGGRGKASALNAGLKHAKNEIILCFDADYYPQRDIIEKLVSVFSDPKVGAVQGRVTVLNEPQNLVTRLVALERIGGYRIDQQARQSLGLIPQFGGTVGGFRHSLLERLGGWDESILAEDTDLTFCAYLLGYKVCYVNDAECYEEAVENWRDYWKQRYRWAKGHMQCFFKHWLSVLRSDKLRVREKIDGLLLLNIYFMPVWVLLSWIIGIPFFFFKCSQEFSVQWTLVPITLYSFVGNFAPFFEVGASVYLDGRTRTNRLIPLLLFTFLYNTLICSKAFIDLLTSKITKKNTNHWERTNHTGNGDCYLIK, from the coding sequence GTGTCGATTCTAATTCCTGCACGCAATGAAGAAAAGGTGATTGGAAGGCTACTTCAGAGATTAACTGAACTGACTTATCCCAAAGATAAGATGCAAGTAATAGTTATTGATGATGCCTCAGCAGATAAAACTGGAAGAATAGCGGATGAGTACACAAAAGTCTACAGCTACATTGAAGTTATACATCGAAACAAAGATGAAGGAGGACGCGGAAAAGCCTCAGCCCTCAATGCCGGGCTTAAACATGCAAAAAACGAAATTATACTCTGCTTCGACGCAGACTATTACCCACAAAGAGACATCATAGAAAAACTCGTAAGCGTTTTCTCTGACCCCAAAGTTGGAGCAGTGCAAGGCAGAGTTACAGTGCTGAACGAGCCTCAAAATCTGGTAACAAGACTCGTGGCTTTAGAAAGAATAGGTGGATATCGTATAGATCAACAAGCTCGCCAAAGCCTTGGACTAATACCGCAATTTGGAGGTACAGTAGGTGGTTTCCGCCATAGTCTCTTGGAACGTTTAGGCGGGTGGGACGAATCAATCTTAGCTGAAGACACAGATTTGACTTTTTGCGCTTATCTTTTAGGATATAAGGTTTGCTATGTGAATGACGCTGAATGTTATGAGGAAGCAGTTGAAAACTGGCGCGATTACTGGAAGCAGAGATATAGATGGGCAAAAGGGCATATGCAGTGTTTTTTCAAGCACTGGCTTAGCGTGTTGAGAAGCGATAAATTAAGAGTTAGAGAGAAAATTGATGGTTTGCTTTTGTTGAACATTTATTTCATGCCAGTTTGGGTTTTGCTTTCGTGGATCATAGGGATTCCGTTTTTCTTCTTTAAATGCTCCCAAGAATTTAGCGTTCAATGGACGCTTGTACCAATTACACTTTACAGTTTTGTCGGAAATTTTGCACCATTTTTTGAGGTAGGTGCCAGCGTATATTTGGATGGTAGAACCAGGACCAACCGATTGATTCCGCTGTTACTTTTCACTTTTCTGTATAACACCCTCATATGCTCGAAAGCTTTCATCGACTTGCTAACATCAAAAATCACCAAGAAAAACACTAATCACTGGGAAAGAACAAACCACACAGGAAATGGCGATTGTTACCTCATAAAGTAA
- a CDS encoding radical SAM protein — protein sequence MITRKCNYRCKGCNVWREQDNRELPTEKVKAGLDILRKLGVMEVVLSGGNPLLREDIDEIIEYASKFFITTVYDNGSMAAKKIDALRHADFVAISIDSLHPEKNDYIRGVRNAWKNAVEAVEKLRKEGISVSVSPTISQFNLYEILDFTNYFLSRDIPVWYCLYSYDFSSDPDQIFKIGKKNDEFAIVDNKAMVELCDSLLALKKKNSKIFMTSKLLSSLKNLYLTGKRTWKCRALQNFFVIDHLGRVAGCHLHNPVASIFDLPDAWNSPKFENLRRIYSNCTSCTYMCYIFYSIHGSVAGNLQIVKEQWKNASHFLKKSKIMPLNLAK from the coding sequence ATGATCACGAGAAAATGTAATTACCGCTGTAAAGGATGCAATGTCTGGCGAGAACAAGACAATAGAGAATTGCCGACTGAAAAAGTAAAAGCGGGATTAGATATTCTCCGCAAACTTGGCGTAATGGAAGTCGTGTTGTCCGGCGGAAACCCACTTTTACGAGAAGACATAGACGAAATCATAGAATACGCCTCCAAATTCTTCATCACAACAGTTTACGACAATGGGAGTATGGCTGCAAAAAAAATTGACGCCTTGCGACATGCTGACTTCGTCGCAATCTCAATTGATAGCCTACACCCAGAAAAAAACGACTATATTAGAGGCGTAAGAAATGCATGGAAAAATGCAGTGGAAGCCGTTGAAAAACTTCGGAAAGAAGGCATCTCCGTCAGCGTTTCCCCAACCATTTCACAATTTAATCTATACGAAATTTTAGATTTCACAAACTACTTTCTAAGTAGGGACATTCCAGTTTGGTATTGCTTGTACTCCTACGATTTTTCTAGTGACCCTGACCAAATTTTTAAGATAGGCAAGAAAAACGATGAATTCGCAATTGTTGACAACAAAGCGATGGTTGAGCTTTGCGATTCTCTTTTGGCGTTAAAGAAGAAAAACAGCAAAATTTTTATGACCTCTAAATTGCTGAGCTCTCTTAAGAATCTTTACTTGACGGGGAAAAGGACATGGAAGTGTCGTGCACTGCAGAACTTTTTTGTGATAGATCATCTTGGCAGAGTTGCCGGATGTCACTTGCATAACCCCGTGGCGTCTATATTTGACTTGCCCGATGCATGGAACAGTCCAAAATTTGAGAACTTACGGAGAATATACAGCAACTGCACTAGTTGTACTTATATGTGCTATATTTTCTATTCTATTCACGGAAGCGTTGCGGGTAACCTCCAAATTGTTAAAGAACAATGGAAAAACGCCAGTCACTTCTTAAAGAAAAGTAAAATTATGCCTCTAAATTTGGCAAAATAG
- a CDS encoding cytidylate kinase family protein, whose translation MAANKKLEKKSGKSIVLCISGMAGSGKSTLARRLAEKYGLKYYSGGDALKMLAEEEGYRILKRGWWESREGLRFLERREKNSKFDKAVDEKLLELAKQGNVILDSWTMPWLAKKGFKIWLEASPEKRAERIAKRDKISVKEALKALRIKERGTKAIYKKLYGFKLGEDFSPFHVILDTEYLDADEVFEVLCMVIDNLWQLENNENL comes from the coding sequence CCATAGTTCTTTGCATCAGTGGAATGGCAGGAAGTGGAAAAAGCACTTTGGCAAGAAGACTCGCTGAAAAGTATGGGTTAAAATATTATTCTGGTGGAGATGCACTAAAAATGCTTGCTGAAGAGGAAGGTTATCGAATTTTGAAACGCGGTTGGTGGGAAAGCCGTGAGGGATTGCGCTTTTTAGAAAGAAGAGAAAAAAATTCGAAGTTTGATAAGGCGGTTGACGAGAAACTTTTAGAACTAGCAAAACAAGGAAATGTGATTTTGGATAGTTGGACGATGCCTTGGCTTGCTAAAAAAGGTTTTAAAATATGGTTAGAGGCTTCTCCCGAAAAGCGTGCGGAAAGAATAGCGAAAAGAGACAAGATAAGTGTTAAAGAAGCTTTAAAGGCTTTGCGAATTAAAGAGAGAGGAACAAAGGCTATTTACAAAAAGCTTTATGGTTTTAAACTTGGAGAAGATTTCAGTCCTTTCCATGTAATTCTGGATACTGAATACTTGGACGCAGATGAAGTGTTCGAAGTCTTGTGCATGGTAATCGATAATCTCTGGCAATTGGAGAATAACGAGAACTTGTGA